A portion of the Burkholderia sp. GAS332 genome contains these proteins:
- a CDS encoding type VI secretion system protein ImpC — MAKSESSVQETAAADTVVLNAPGKSVYESLCEKINLTPVKETRPFDAFQNADALSESSLDERVAQAMNVFLKMIKDSSQQIDRLDKSLLDFHIAHLDQQISRQLDTIMHNETFQQIESAWRGLKFLVDRTDFRKNVRIEVLDVSKDALRQDFEDTPEVIQSGLYLHTYIQEYDTPGGQPIGSIISNYAFDRGPQDIALLRNISKVSAAAHMPFIGSVSPTFFGKDSMEEVASIRDIGNYFDRAEYLKWKSFRESDDARYIGLTLPRFLARLPYGPDTNPVRAFNHEEAVKGPDHTRYLWANASFAFAANMVKSFIKNGWCVQIRGPQAGGLVEDLPIHLYDLGTGNQAKIPSEVLIPETREFEFANLGFIPLSYYKNHDFACFFSAHSAQKPALYETKEATANSRVNARLPYIFLLSRIAHYLKLIQRENIGTTKDRRLLELELNTWVKSLVTEMTDPGDDLQASHPLREAKVIVEDIEDNPGFFRVKLFIVPHFQVEGMDINLSLVSQMPKAKN, encoded by the coding sequence ATGGCCAAAAGCGAAAGCAGTGTTCAGGAAACGGCGGCGGCGGATACGGTTGTGCTGAACGCCCCGGGCAAGAGTGTTTATGAATCGCTTTGCGAAAAAATCAACCTGACGCCGGTCAAGGAAACGCGCCCGTTCGATGCCTTCCAGAACGCGGACGCGCTGTCGGAGTCGTCGCTGGATGAGCGCGTCGCGCAGGCAATGAACGTGTTCCTGAAAATGATCAAGGACTCGTCGCAGCAGATCGATCGTCTCGACAAAAGCCTGCTTGATTTCCACATCGCGCATCTCGATCAGCAGATCAGCCGTCAGCTCGACACAATCATGCACAACGAAACGTTCCAGCAGATCGAATCGGCATGGCGCGGACTGAAGTTCCTGGTCGATCGCACCGACTTCCGCAAGAACGTCAGGATTGAAGTGCTCGACGTTTCGAAAGACGCGCTGCGCCAGGACTTCGAAGATACGCCCGAAGTCATCCAGAGCGGCCTGTATCTGCACACCTACATCCAGGAATACGATACGCCGGGTGGCCAGCCAATCGGCTCGATCATCTCGAACTACGCGTTCGACCGCGGCCCGCAGGACATCGCCCTGCTGCGCAACATCTCAAAGGTGTCGGCCGCGGCTCATATGCCGTTCATCGGTTCGGTGTCGCCGACATTCTTCGGTAAAGATTCGATGGAAGAGGTCGCAAGCATCCGCGACATCGGCAACTATTTCGATCGCGCGGAATACCTGAAGTGGAAGAGCTTCCGCGAATCAGACGACGCCCGCTACATTGGGCTCACGCTGCCGCGCTTCCTCGCTCGCCTGCCGTATGGTCCAGATACAAATCCGGTCCGCGCGTTCAACCACGAGGAAGCGGTCAAGGGTCCTGACCACACGCGTTATCTGTGGGCGAACGCATCGTTTGCCTTCGCCGCCAATATGGTGAAGAGCTTCATCAAGAATGGCTGGTGCGTGCAGATCCGTGGTCCGCAAGCCGGTGGTCTGGTCGAAGACCTGCCGATTCATCTGTACGACCTGGGAACCGGCAATCAGGCGAAGATCCCGAGCGAAGTGCTGATCCCCGAAACGCGCGAGTTCGAATTCGCCAACCTCGGCTTCATTCCGCTGTCGTACTACAAGAACCACGACTTCGCGTGCTTCTTCTCGGCACATTCGGCGCAGAAGCCGGCGCTGTATGAGACGAAAGAAGCCACCGCAAACAGCCGCGTCAACGCCCGCCTGCCGTACATCTTCCTGCTCTCGCGTATCGCGCATTATCTGAAGCTGATCCAGCGCGAGAACATTGGTACGACAAAGGACCGTCGTCTGCTTGAGCTTGAGTTGAACACGTGGGTCAAGTCGCTCGTCACCGAAATGACCGATCCGGGCGATGACCTGCAGGCATCGCACCCGCTGCGCGAAGCTAAGGTGATCGTCGAGGACATCGAGGACAACCCGGGCTTCTTCCGCGTCAAGCTCTTCATCGTGCCGCACTTCCAGGTCGAGGGGATGGATATCAATCTGTCGCTCGTCTCGCAGATGCCGAAGGCAAAGAACTAA
- a CDS encoding type VI secretion system protein ImpB, whose product MAESFQNEVPKARINIKLDLHTGGAQKKVELPLKLLVMGDYSNGQDTRALAERTKVDINKNNFNSVLADYNPKATIAVENTLAGDGSELPVDLDFRSMDDFKPDVVAGKVPELRALMAARNLLRDLKSNLLDNAMFRRELEKILKDPALSDRLRADLQKISESAPVAQQQ is encoded by the coding sequence ATGGCCGAGAGCTTCCAGAACGAGGTGCCTAAGGCAAGAATCAATATCAAGTTGGATCTGCACACTGGGGGCGCACAGAAGAAGGTCGAACTGCCGCTAAAGCTGCTCGTCATGGGCGACTACAGCAACGGGCAGGATACGCGTGCGCTCGCAGAACGAACCAAAGTCGACATCAACAAGAACAACTTCAACTCGGTACTCGCCGACTACAACCCGAAGGCGACGATCGCGGTCGAAAACACGCTGGCGGGTGACGGTTCCGAATTGCCGGTTGACCTTGATTTCAGGTCAATGGACGACTTCAAGCCGGACGTTGTCGCGGGCAAAGTGCCCGAACTGCGCGCGCTGATGGCCGCTCGTAACCTGCTGCGCGATCTTAAATCGAACCTGCTCGATAACGCCATGTTCCGTCGCGAACTCGAAAAGATCCTGAAGGACCCAGCCCTCTCCGATCGTCTGCGCGCCGATCTGCAGAAGATTAGTGAATCGGCTCCGGTCGCACAACAACAATAA
- a CDS encoding type VI secretion system secreted protein VgrG, protein MNVQVGARGDKETMTDLPGSVEKYANGLTALTGRQSYFLDVTGPANSRELSVVSFKAAERMGEPYRITIELTHPESLARGDYLNRDATFTIDPADGSEPRVFAGCITRFSRTKTTKDFSSYRIVVEAHFARLGLVRTSRVFQQQTSPQIIEAILRRHDFKGHQFVFNLRRQYPQHAFRFQYQTTDLRYIQILMQKEGIYCYFVQGKHGDVIVFADDVDHYLYQPELKVPYREKAGLEAGIESVFALEMHADTVPQSIMVADYNPDLAWERFRADANVAKKDTTTYGQPYIYGTHHLDQDGAKWEAQLRHEAAIAWQVIYEGESNVLDLRPARILHMDEDLPDAPNGQLVIEVTHTGARDQAYRNSYRAIPADRRFRLKLEEDTWPKITGTLSARVTSPSNYEYAYLTQQGYYTVRFDLDFDEWNPGGESVPLRLAKPFAGRLQTGFHFPALHGDEAVLEFRDGDPNKPYISQFHHHSQAIDLITNQDRWLSRNVIRTQANNKLRMEDWKGYESIKLSTEHSGKSQLNLGYLVDSKKQKRGEGFELRTSSWGALRAGKGLYFSAHDQAKAAGQQLDMQATIAQLERALEIAKALAASVTTAKAVPADTDAQKQVNDELDGLKAPGLLASAPASIGVVSGRGVQVAAQDNISAVAGGNVDVSAVKRVTVAAGELVSIFAQKLGIKLFAAKGPVQIQAQSDAMSLLADKDITVSSVNGKVQISAARELILECGGAFIKLSGGNITLGGPLDLLIKTITIQKQGAASFDTSQSLPEPGDFCLTCFVRAALTGSAVVRV, encoded by the coding sequence ATGAATGTGCAGGTTGGCGCGCGAGGAGATAAAGAGACGATGACGGATCTGCCTGGAAGTGTGGAGAAGTACGCGAACGGCCTGACGGCCCTGACCGGGCGGCAATCGTATTTTCTGGACGTGACAGGCCCGGCCAACAGCCGGGAACTGTCAGTGGTGTCGTTCAAAGCGGCTGAGCGCATGGGCGAGCCGTACCGGATCACCATCGAGCTTACGCACCCCGAGAGCCTTGCGCGAGGGGACTATCTCAATCGTGACGCCACCTTCACGATCGATCCGGCCGACGGCAGTGAGCCGCGCGTGTTCGCGGGCTGCATCACGCGCTTCAGCAGGACGAAGACGACGAAGGACTTCAGCAGCTACCGGATCGTGGTCGAGGCGCATTTCGCGCGACTGGGACTGGTGCGGACCAGCAGGGTGTTCCAGCAGCAGACTTCCCCTCAGATCATCGAAGCGATCCTGCGTCGCCACGACTTCAAGGGCCACCAGTTCGTCTTCAACCTGCGCCGCCAGTATCCGCAACACGCGTTCCGTTTCCAGTACCAGACGACGGACTTAAGGTATATCCAGATCCTGATGCAGAAAGAAGGGATCTATTGCTACTTTGTGCAGGGCAAGCACGGCGACGTGATCGTATTCGCGGACGACGTGGATCACTATCTGTACCAACCCGAACTGAAGGTGCCGTACCGCGAGAAGGCGGGGCTGGAGGCCGGGATTGAATCGGTCTTTGCGCTGGAGATGCACGCTGATACGGTGCCGCAGTCGATCATGGTGGCCGATTACAACCCCGATCTGGCATGGGAGCGGTTCAGGGCGGACGCGAACGTTGCGAAGAAGGACACAACGACGTATGGGCAGCCGTACATCTACGGCACGCACCACCTTGACCAGGACGGCGCGAAGTGGGAAGCGCAGTTGCGCCATGAGGCGGCGATTGCGTGGCAGGTCATCTACGAAGGTGAGAGCAACGTGCTCGACCTGCGCCCGGCGCGCATCCTGCACATGGACGAGGATCTGCCCGACGCGCCCAACGGCCAGTTGGTCATCGAGGTCACGCATACCGGAGCGCGTGATCAGGCGTACCGCAACAGCTACAGAGCGATCCCGGCAGACCGGCGTTTTCGGCTGAAGCTCGAAGAGGATACGTGGCCAAAGATCACCGGCACGCTGAGCGCGCGGGTAACGTCGCCCAGCAACTACGAGTACGCGTACCTGACGCAGCAGGGCTACTACACGGTGCGCTTCGACCTGGATTTCGACGAATGGAATCCGGGCGGCGAAAGCGTGCCGTTGCGGCTCGCGAAACCCTTCGCGGGACGCCTGCAGACGGGGTTCCACTTCCCGGCGCTGCATGGTGACGAAGCAGTGCTGGAATTCAGGGATGGAGACCCCAACAAGCCGTATATCTCCCAGTTCCATCACCACAGCCAGGCCATAGACCTGATCACGAATCAGGACCGGTGGCTCTCGCGCAACGTGATCCGCACGCAGGCGAACAACAAGCTGCGCATGGAGGACTGGAAGGGGTACGAGAGCATCAAACTTTCCACCGAGCACTCGGGCAAGAGCCAGCTGAATCTCGGCTACCTGGTCGATTCGAAGAAGCAGAAGCGCGGTGAGGGGTTCGAACTGCGTACGTCCTCCTGGGGCGCACTGCGTGCCGGCAAGGGGCTGTATTTCTCGGCGCACGACCAGGCAAAGGCAGCCGGCCAGCAACTGGACATGCAGGCGACAATCGCGCAACTCGAGCGTGCACTGGAAATCGCTAAGGCGCTGGCAGCCTCAGTCACGACTGCGAAGGCCGTGCCCGCGGATACGGACGCGCAGAAGCAGGTCAACGACGAACTGGACGGGTTGAAAGCCCCGGGCTTACTGGCAAGCGCGCCGGCGTCAATCGGCGTTGTGTCGGGGCGCGGCGTGCAGGTTGCCGCGCAGGACAACATCTCGGCGGTGGCGGGCGGGAATGTCGACGTGAGCGCGGTGAAGCGCGTCACGGTGGCGGCCGGTGAACTCGTGTCGATATTCGCGCAGAAGCTGGGCATCAAACTGTTTGCCGCGAAAGGTCCGGTGCAGATCCAGGCGCAGAGCGATGCGATGTCGCTGCTCGCCGACAAGGACATAACGGTGTCGAGCGTCAATGGGAAAGTCCAGATCTCGGCCGCCCGTGAACTGATTCTCGAATGCGGTGGCGCCTTTATCAAGCTTTCGGGCGGCAACATCACGCTCGGCGGCCCGCTCGACCTGCTTATCAAAACGATCACGATCCAGAAGCAGGGTGCGGCGTCTTTCGATACTTCGCAGTCGCTGCCTGAACCGGGCGACTTCTGTCTCACCTGTTTCGTGCGGGCTGCCCTTACCGGTAGCGCCGTCGTACGCGTATGA
- a CDS encoding Protein of unknown function (manually curated) yields the protein MPTTRPCQGRGTRQFDRHRSSCRSPERAGVFGRRYKGSPSGQGGRTVCCVMLPYKWHPDLKVTVRWNVTNWRDCRGEDLEAVVPVEKYDEPEHVWVHFMADGKVRVVSSIYGAEKANVPGSEHPVKDPIPDKHPWDDYPPHVHCKKNFE from the coding sequence ATGCCAACAACACGACCCTGCCAAGGACGGGGTACCCGTCAGTTTGACCGGCATCGATCATCTTGCCGATCACCTGAGCGTGCAGGAGTTTTCGGTCGACGGTACAAGGGGAGCCCAAGCGGGCAAGGGGGCCGCACGGTCTGCTGCGTGATGCTGCCGTACAAGTGGCATCCGGACCTGAAAGTAACGGTGCGCTGGAACGTCACCAACTGGCGCGACTGCAGGGGTGAGGATCTGGAGGCCGTGGTGCCCGTGGAGAAGTATGACGAGCCGGAACATGTTTGGGTGCATTTTATGGCCGACGGCAAGGTGCGGGTGGTGTCGTCCATTTACGGAGCCGAGAAGGCGAATGTGCCGGGCTCTGAGCATCCGGTGAAAGATCCGATTCCTGACAAACATCCGTGGGATGACTATCCCCCTCATGTCCATTGCAAGAAGAATTTTGAGTAG
- a CDS encoding Uncharacterized alpha/beta hydrolase domain encodes MTSLPQQEVPVAIHPLGPTPGVVPVLPTVIPRTEHCEIPVHISLFFDGTGNNKDWNDEDDCHVGSGTQLQRRKESNVARLFFAYPDDPLRGYHRMYVSGVGTPFRPIGEYVPASTGMAFGGGGDGRINFGLLSVLNSIHRAASSTDLRAYDDGVLLALCRNGVRTANPRTGTRSRLAGDAADESALDKVGMRTTGGLLMDAVSGDRKQAQAFYRGEVQRIAGIINKTVKPKPVEIFIDVFGFSRGAAEARVFCSWLNELFEDDTLCGVRTTIRFLGIFDTVASVGVPNNPSMTHNITNGHTAWGNEQYLRIPERVQNCVHFVAMHENRPSFPLERVLVHNGLPGNCHEYAFPGMHSDVGGGYGVNEQGRGRLPTSSSKNLLNSEKLSQIPLEYMLKAAQAAKVPLRTDLATQQSGESGYDPFQVDDGLRQAYTRFHAASSPDARQPADWLIVYLAWRYQVRDSYTKLPWASRVDSLNTNDMDDLTGANQTLRSDIAALDTDLLERAASAMYESGKTILSTLQPGSPLTRAFPDSTLSKLRKLAPEASNVLQRSKRYPKVSEAEAHLFSTYAHDSYAGFRPFDHQFRLWIAGCRKLMSGSWEPEGYLRYRRFYTGFDTARTYRVAIADQQLQQIEMQNMLNSKGSGIGDVFNGRTL; translated from the coding sequence ATGACATCGTTGCCCCAACAGGAAGTCCCCGTCGCGATCCATCCGCTCGGCCCTACGCCGGGTGTTGTGCCGGTACTGCCCACAGTGATCCCGCGCACCGAGCATTGCGAAATCCCGGTGCACATCAGCCTGTTCTTCGATGGCACAGGCAACAACAAGGACTGGAACGACGAGGATGACTGCCACGTCGGTAGTGGGACGCAGTTGCAACGCAGGAAGGAAAGCAACGTCGCCCGGCTATTCTTCGCCTATCCCGACGATCCCCTTCGCGGATACCACCGCATGTACGTTAGCGGTGTGGGCACGCCCTTCAGACCCATTGGCGAATATGTGCCCGCCTCGACAGGCATGGCATTCGGCGGCGGCGGCGACGGGCGGATCAACTTCGGCCTGTTGTCGGTGCTGAACTCCATCCATCGCGCAGCATCGTCAACCGATCTTCGAGCTTACGACGACGGTGTTCTATTGGCCCTCTGCCGCAACGGTGTCCGCACTGCCAACCCCAGGACAGGCACGAGGAGCCGTCTGGCCGGCGACGCGGCAGACGAGTCAGCGCTTGACAAGGTGGGCATGCGGACAACCGGCGGCCTGCTGATGGACGCAGTGAGCGGGGACCGCAAGCAGGCTCAGGCGTTCTACAGGGGCGAGGTGCAACGGATTGCCGGCATCATCAATAAGACGGTCAAGCCCAAACCGGTCGAGATATTCATCGACGTGTTCGGCTTCTCGCGGGGTGCCGCGGAGGCCCGGGTATTTTGCTCCTGGCTGAACGAACTGTTTGAAGACGACACGCTGTGCGGCGTGCGCACGACAATCCGCTTCCTCGGCATATTTGACACCGTGGCGTCGGTGGGGGTACCGAACAACCCCAGCATGACCCATAACATCACCAACGGTCATACTGCCTGGGGTAACGAACAATACCTTCGCATTCCTGAGCGAGTGCAGAACTGCGTGCATTTCGTCGCGATGCACGAAAATCGGCCGTCGTTTCCACTCGAACGGGTGCTGGTACACAACGGCCTTCCCGGCAACTGCCACGAATACGCGTTTCCCGGCATGCACTCGGATGTGGGCGGGGGCTACGGCGTGAACGAACAGGGGCGTGGCCGCCTGCCCACTTCATCGTCGAAGAACTTGCTCAACAGCGAAAAGCTTTCGCAGATTCCGCTGGAATACATGCTCAAGGCTGCGCAGGCAGCCAAGGTGCCTCTAAGAACGGATCTGGCCACGCAGCAATCTGGCGAAAGCGGCTACGATCCATTTCAGGTGGACGATGGTCTCCGCCAGGCCTACACCCGCTTCCACGCCGCCAGTTCCCCTGACGCCCGTCAGCCAGCGGACTGGCTAATTGTCTACCTTGCCTGGCGGTACCAGGTACGTGACAGCTACACAAAACTGCCGTGGGCCAGTCGAGTCGATTCCCTGAATACAAACGACATGGACGATCTGACCGGTGCCAACCAGACCTTGCGTAGCGACATCGCTGCCCTCGACACGGACCTGCTTGAGCGAGCCGCTTCCGCCATGTATGAGAGCGGCAAGACAATTCTTTCCACCCTGCAGCCGGGGAGTCCACTGACACGTGCGTTTCCGGATTCCACCCTATCGAAGTTGCGCAAGCTGGCGCCTGAAGCGAGCAATGTGTTGCAGCGATCGAAACGCTATCCCAAGGTGTCGGAGGCGGAGGCTCATTTGTTCTCCACCTATGCGCATGATTCATACGCCGGTTTCCGGCCGTTTGATCATCAGTTCCGGCTGTGGATAGCCGGTTGCCGAAAGCTGATGTCTGGTTCGTGGGAGCCAGAAGGCTATCTGCGCTATCGGCGCTTCTATACCGGTTTCGATACGGCGCGCACCTACAGGGTAGCCATTGCCGACCAGCAACTGC